From the genome of uncultured Bacteroides sp., one region includes:
- a CDS encoding kelch repeat-containing protein — translation MILFLCLICMVIPFLSSCTDDSDTTVGVWYRRADLTGLPRTQAAAFTIDNIGYICTGYKTGSGTEKRLNDIWAYHIDGNYWTECNSMPSEAGYRNRAAGFAVGEKGYVTTGYNSSSEYLADTWEYDPSSDSWAQKDDFVGGARYGALAFSIGNYGYVGQGYNDNWLSDYYRFNPNAASGSQWEKVNGYGGQKRVDGTAFVINDKAYICCGTSNGTYPSDFWRFDPSETTAALPMGTFTALRDIADTSDDDYDDDYAIVRAAAVAFVIDGKGYLTTGTNGSLKTDYWIYNPDTDLWTGDSDDDYTPFALLNSGYQGSSRSGAVSFSTGTKGFVLAGSTSSTNLDDMYELSPYEDRDE, via the coding sequence ATGATACTTTTTTTGTGCCTTATATGCATGGTCATACCATTTCTCAGTTCATGTACAGACGATAGCGACACTACCGTAGGAGTTTGGTATCGTCGTGCCGATCTTACCGGCCTTCCTAGGACTCAGGCGGCTGCGTTTACCATAGACAATATAGGCTATATCTGCACAGGATATAAAACTGGTTCTGGAACAGAAAAACGACTTAATGATATATGGGCCTATCATATTGATGGTAATTATTGGACTGAGTGTAATAGCATGCCTTCTGAAGCCGGATATCGTAACAGGGCAGCGGGATTCGCTGTGGGAGAAAAAGGATATGTTACAACTGGATATAATAGTAGTAGTGAATATTTAGCAGATACATGGGAATATGATCCTTCTAGTGACTCATGGGCACAGAAAGATGATTTTGTCGGTGGGGCGCGATACGGAGCTCTTGCTTTTTCTATAGGGAATTATGGATATGTGGGGCAGGGTTATAATGATAATTGGTTGAGTGATTATTATCGCTTTAATCCTAATGCGGCTAGCGGATCTCAATGGGAAAAAGTTAACGGATATGGTGGACAAAAAAGAGTGGATGGAACAGCGTTTGTCATAAACGATAAGGCTTATATTTGCTGTGGAACTTCTAACGGTACTTACCCTTCTGATTTTTGGCGTTTCGATCCTTCGGAAACGACTGCTGCTTTACCTATGGGTACATTTACTGCTTTAAGGGACATTGCGGATACAAGTGATGATGATTATGATGATGACTATGCGATTGTTCGTGCTGCTGCTGTTGCTTTCGTTATAGATGGTAAAGGTTATTTAACTACAGGTACAAATGGATCACTTAAAACTGATTATTGGATATATAATCCGGATACAGATTTATGGACTGGAGACAGTGATGATGATTATACTCCTTTTGCACTTCTAAATTCAGGATACCAAGGTTCTTCCCGTAGTGGCGCAGTTTCTTTCTCTACCGGTACGAAAGGATTTGTTCTTGCGGGAAGTACGAGTAGCACTAATTTAGATGATATGTATGAGTTATCTCCATATGAAGATAGAGATGAATAA
- a CDS encoding DUF4907 domain-containing protein — translation MNKKFYVLVLIFLTMVGVSLFLYTHHHKSISPFQLEVVKVDSSGYGYKILQRNKLFIYQPFVPAIGHKQAFRSKEDAYKVGQLMVNRMEAGEYFSISKKDIHQLHLTGYQE, via the coding sequence ATGAATAAGAAGTTTTACGTTCTTGTGCTGATCTTTTTGACAATGGTAGGCGTATCTCTGTTTCTGTATACTCATCATCATAAGTCTATTTCTCCATTTCAATTGGAGGTAGTTAAGGTGGATTCAAGTGGATATGGATATAAAATATTGCAGAGGAATAAACTGTTTATCTATCAGCCATTTGTTCCGGCTATTGGGCATAAACAAGCTTTCAGATCAAAAGAAGATGCCTATAAAGTGGGGCAACTTATGGTCAATCGTATGGAGGCCGGAGAATATTTTTCTATTTCAAAGAAGGATATTCATCAATTGCATTTGACTGGTTACCAAGAGTAG
- a CDS encoding transposase, with product MKPSVLTDYYKNHLSDFHSWDQKTHAQDYIIFPENIGKNMSIDETALSNGELATNLTNKDVHGKKGTIAAIIKGTSSEAVNACLEKIPELLRDRVENVTLDMAGSMYSIARHCFPKATQIIDRFHVQKEMYDALQDLRVQYRWQAQEEENLLKKEAKEKAEEYESPRFENKDTRKQLLLRSRYLLFKSPSHWTDSQKIRAEILFREYDDIKQLYYLSLQLGQIYSTSYDKDIARVKLALWFNKVEQWEYPQFNTVIHTFERHYERILNFFKDRLTNAQAESFNAKLKAFRATFRGVDDMEFFLFRVMKLYA from the coding sequence TTGAAACCTTCTGTATTGACCGACTATTACAAGAATCACCTGAGTGATTTTCACTCTTGGGATCAAAAGACACATGCTCAGGATTACATTATTTTCCCGGAAAATATCGGTAAAAACATGTCTATTGATGAAACGGCACTAAGCAATGGTGAACTAGCTACCAATCTGACCAACAAAGATGTCCATGGTAAAAAAGGCACAATAGCTGCAATCATTAAAGGTACTAGTTCTGAGGCTGTAAACGCTTGTCTGGAGAAGATACCGGAACTGTTGCGGGATAGAGTTGAGAATGTCACTTTAGATATGGCCGGAAGCATGTACAGTATTGCCCGGCATTGCTTTCCAAAAGCCACGCAAATAATCGATCGTTTTCATGTTCAAAAAGAGATGTATGATGCTTTGCAAGATTTGCGGGTGCAATATCGCTGGCAGGCACAGGAAGAGGAAAATCTATTGAAAAAAGAGGCCAAGGAAAAAGCAGAAGAATACGAATCACCCAGGTTTGAGAACAAAGACACTAGAAAACAACTGCTTCTAAGGAGCCGTTATCTATTATTCAAGTCACCAAGCCACTGGACTGATTCACAAAAGATAAGAGCGGAGATACTCTTTAGAGAATATGATGATATCAAGCAACTCTATTATCTGAGTTTACAATTGGGACAGATTTATTCAACAAGCTATGACAAAGATATAGCCAGAGTTAAACTGGCCTTATGGTTTAATAAAGTAGAGCAATGGGAATATCCACAGTTCAACACAGTCATACACACTTTTGAGCGGCATTATGAAAGAATATTAAACTTCTTCAAAGACAGATTAACCAATGCTCAGGCAGAATCATTCAACGCCAAACTCAAAGCCTTTAGAGCAACATTCAGAGGAGTAGATGACATGGAGTTTTTCCTCTTTAGAGTCATGAAATTATATGCCTGA
- a CDS encoding transposase — MKKNTSIDSSELLSLFLPEGILDYFDITDYHVMDSCYVISLCEKNIIPPEYAFLSLVSKGFYPEITVQDFPARGRSVYLNIHRRRWEDKSTGQTYSRNWNTVASGTRITSEFGAFLKELP; from the coding sequence GTGAAAAAAAACACCTCAATTGATTCTTCCGAACTTTTATCCTTATTCCTTCCTGAAGGTATATTGGATTATTTTGATATCACTGACTACCATGTCATGGATAGTTGTTATGTTATCTCCCTGTGTGAAAAGAATATAATACCTCCTGAGTATGCTTTCTTATCTTTAGTATCCAAAGGCTTTTATCCGGAAATAACCGTCCAAGACTTTCCTGCCCGGGGTCGTAGTGTCTATTTGAATATCCACCGCCGCCGGTGGGAAGATAAGAGCACAGGTCAAACCTATAGCCGCAACTGGAATACAGTAGCCTCCGGTACTCGCATTACATCTGAGTTCGGAGCTTTTTTAAAAGAATTACCTTGA
- a CDS encoding DUF4270 family protein: MNQKIWIFSSLFIFIITSCQDENSAAGSNLVESSLHNVQTDTCTVTLSTILADSVATSGDTICQVGHYSNSLWGDIQSSFYAEYNVPSASLNTELSYRFDSITITLLPTGNYVGDTLTTQHIYMHRLKEIVELDQYGYLYNTSSIPYEKEPFATLTFKNQPIRKKKQELRLPDEFGEELLNLMETDSRKLSSQDDFRNYLKGIAFIPDTNDACINGFGVSNSSLCITLYYSKLTETAVQMTATFTPSTTLNFNKVAQDRRNSSLAGLTPGADYSLSSIKTNNQAFIQGMTGMYIKLEFPHLNDLLEQGDIVTIENSMLYLYPVQGTYGETMPLPSALTMYTANENNVLQSSITNSYGTSVQDGSLVSDDSQRNGTYYSFDLTSYLQDNLGTFGSGRQNLMLMLPNSSYLTTLKGVILGDVDHPTSNLKLTVLYKIYNEQ; the protein is encoded by the coding sequence ATGAACCAAAAAATTTGGATCTTTTCATCTTTATTTATTTTTATAATAACATCTTGTCAGGATGAAAATTCAGCTGCAGGCAGCAACTTGGTAGAGAGTTCTTTACACAATGTACAAACAGACACTTGTACAGTAACACTTAGTACTATTCTAGCCGATTCTGTTGCAACTTCCGGAGACACGATCTGCCAAGTAGGACATTATAGTAACAGCTTGTGGGGAGATATTCAATCTTCTTTTTACGCAGAATATAACGTTCCTTCAGCAAGTCTTAATACAGAATTATCCTACCGATTTGATTCAATCACCATCACTCTTCTTCCAACAGGAAATTATGTAGGCGATACACTGACTACTCAGCACATATACATGCATCGTTTAAAAGAAATAGTAGAATTAGACCAGTATGGATATCTATATAATACCTCTTCTATCCCTTATGAAAAAGAGCCATTCGCCACGCTTACATTCAAGAACCAACCGATTCGCAAAAAAAAACAAGAACTACGGTTGCCAGATGAGTTTGGAGAAGAATTACTAAATCTAATGGAGACCGATTCCAGAAAACTAAGTTCTCAAGATGATTTTAGAAATTATTTAAAAGGCATAGCATTTATACCAGATACAAATGACGCTTGCATCAATGGCTTCGGAGTCAGCAATTCCAGTCTCTGCATTACCCTATACTATAGCAAGCTGACTGAAACAGCTGTTCAAATGACCGCAACATTCACTCCCAGCACAACATTAAACTTCAATAAAGTTGCTCAAGATAGGCGCAACAGCTCATTAGCTGGATTGACCCCTGGGGCGGATTATTCGCTTTCTTCAATAAAGACAAATAATCAGGCCTTCATACAAGGAATGACGGGGATGTATATAAAGCTAGAATTTCCACATCTAAATGATCTACTAGAACAAGGGGATATTGTTACCATTGAAAATTCTATGCTTTACTTGTATCCGGTGCAAGGAACATACGGTGAAACAATGCCACTTCCCTCAGCCCTTACTATGTATACCGCTAATGAAAACAATGTGTTACAAAGTAGTATCACTAATTCTTATGGGACCAGCGTTCAAGACGGAAGCTTAGTATCAGATGACAGTCAACGGAATGGAACTTATTATAGCTTCGATCTAACGTCTTACTTACAAGATAATTTAGGGACATTCGGTTCTGGTAGACAGAACCTAATGCTTATGCTTCCCAATAGTTCATATTTGACTACATTAAAAGGAGTAATCCTTGGAGATGTTGATCACCCAACAAGCAACTTAAAGTTGACTGTGCTATACAAAATATATAACGAACAATGA